TGAAAAAATTGTCTTCTGCAAAAGGGAAGTAAACGTCTTTTGTTTTGCTAGGCCCATCTTTTACAGGGGTTTTTAAATATTTTTTTAAAGCAGGTCTGTCTGGGCAGTTACCTTGGTTACACTCACAAAAAGCAGGGACTAGGTTGAGGATTGTGGAGCGTATTTCATCGGTAAAGTCAAAAACAGCACCTTTAATCTCAGACAATGCTATGGAAAAGCAGGTATTGTTTAATTTTAAACTATTTTCTGTCATTTTGTTGCAAATAGAGCAAGGGATAAAAACACTGATATTTAATGTAAACTGCATCATTAAATGATCATTTGCCAAATAGGCTTCAGCATCTATCTTGAAGATCTTATCGAAGACAAGATCTTGTTCTTCAATTTCTAAAAAATCAGAGGAAATGCTTTCTGAAATCTTTTCTGTTTGACCTTTTTTTAAACGGTCGATGTAAATATGTAATTCTTTCATAAATTAGACCAAATTTAGTAAAAATCTATATTATTTTCTAGATAAAATAAGATTTTAATTACTGAGCATGAGACAGATCTGTTTGCTTACCTCTTTTGCTGCATTTGCTCTGCCAAGTAAAGTTAGTATATGTTTACATTTTTCTTGATAAACTGGGTGATTTTCAAGTAAGTGGTATGCATGAGATAGAAGAGAGGTGTTAGTAAAATAAGGCCCAATGAGCTCAGGAAAGATCTCTTGATTTGCAATGATGTTTACTAAACAATAAAATGGTAGTCGGATGCGTAATAGATCTCTTGCTATAATTAGATCGAGTTTAGATAACCCATAGGTAACCACTGTAGGAACAAAGTGAAGCACTAATTCAAGGGTTACCGTTCCTGATTTAGCAATTGCAAGATGGGTTTTTTGCATGAGTTCATAGCTATGAGTAGAAGGAACAAAAGTAATCGGATAATTCCAGTTTTTTTTTTGTAGAATGAAGAGGATTTGAGAATGAAATTTAGGTTGTGCTACAGAAAGAGCAATATGCAAATGAGGATTATTTGCGCATAAGTGTTTACAGGTATCGAGGTAAATAGGTAAATTACGCTCGATCTCTTTAGATCTGCTTCCAGGAAATAGCGCAATGATTTGCTTATCTTTTGGCAAATCAAGATTTTGATAGTTATAAGACTGAATGCGAAAATTAAGGGGATGACCAACATATTGTGTAGGGAGCTTTCGAAAAATTTGCGATTCAAAGGGCAAGATAGTAAATAAATGATCTAAATGCTTTTCCATAAAAGCAATTCGATGCTTCCCCCATGCCCATACCGAAGGACAGATAAAATGCACGATTTGTCCTTTAAAACCCCTTCTTTTTAAATGTCGATGTAATCGTAAGCTAAAACCTGGGTAATCAATGGTAAATACCATTTTTGGTTGTAGTTCTAAAATAGCGTTTGCTACTTTGTAAAACATACGTACCAGTTTAGGAAATGCGCAAAACACATCAATAAACCCCATAACTTGCAATTCTTCCATAGCAAGAACGGGGTTTACTCCTTGATGTCGCATGCGCGGTCCAGCAACACCAAATATGTTAAGAGTAGGCTTTTTTACTTTAAGCTCAGCTAAAAGAGATTCTGCATGTAAATCACCGCTTGGTTCTCCACAAAATATAAAAAGATCACAAGGCATTAAAAGACCTTAAGTTGCTTAGCTATCCATTTTGCCCCATGATGAAATGTTTCTTTTGCTGTGCCGTGACCATGATATCCAATCGAAGGTAAAATCCTCAATTCGATGGGAGGAGACAGGCATCTTTTCTGGTAAGCTGTTTCAGTAAGGGTTTCTATCAAATCAAAACAATTGCGTGTTCCTACTCTAACATCTCTATTTCCAATATAACAGCGAATTTTTTTATCAGATAGCAGATCAACTATATGCATAAGGTCCCAGCTAACCAAATCTGAAAAACCTGGCAGAAAAGAGAGTTTGGTTAAAGGAGCAAATCCCAACCAATAAGGAACTTCAGAGTTTTTTGCTGCTACATGTGCAGCAATCAAAGCTCCTCGAGATAGTCCCATTGCCGCAATCTTATTTGGTAGAATAAGTTTTTGATTTAGTAGAAGATCGATCGCATTTTGGATCTTTTTCAGATAATTTCCTAATAGATCTTCACCTTTTTGCATAGCTGTTGCCCATTCTGCAAGCCCTTTTGTAGCAGGTTTTCCTTCTTCATGATAAGGCAGAGTGATCGAAAAAATCCTCAAAGGAAACTGGGAAAGATACACGACTGGTTGATTAAAGGGATCTAAAACCAGGGAATCTTTAGCGGATAGAGCAAAATAAAATATAGCAGGAAGAGGACCTAAATCAACAGATGGTCCCAAATATTCTAACTGAATGGTAGAAGCTAGATTAAGTTGCTGAGGAGGAAGGGGTTTCATCTGTTTTTACTTTCTTTTTACGTCGTCGTCGCTTATTAGATGCAGGGTTTGTAAGGGCATGATTCCATTGTTGCCATACAACTTTAAGAGCCGGTTCTAATGTACAGCGAATTTCAAAAAATTGCATAGCTTGCATAAAATCTGGATCTTGAGGAATGCGAATGCGTCGTGGCTTTTTAGAATCAAAAGGAGTAATGCGATATTGCGAAACCAAAATCGACTGCAAGCTTGTACGTAATCTACGAGAAAGATTTATAAAGGGGCGAAACATTTCATCAAGTAGCTCATGTATTTCTTCGTTTATCTGTCCTAAATGCAGGATGATATCTCGATTCATATAATGTGTATAGATCTTTTTTTCCAGTATAGGAAATGCCAAGGCAGCTAATAAAACAGCGCGTGAAAGGTTTATATGATCCGATTTCATGAAGTAATTATCGATTTCTTTTAGAAAAGAGAAAACCTCTTCTGCATCTTTAGAATCTAAAAAATCTCCTAGTGAAGGCATTAACAAATACATAAACCCATGTTCCGCAAGAAGACGAAAAAAGGGCTCCGAAGCTTTAGATTCCAACATGCGCAGCAACTCTTCCAATATGCGTGCAGGCGAGCTTTTCATAATTTCCTGACGACATTCAAGCAAAGCAACATGTGAAGGATCATCAATGGTAAAACCAAACCTTGCTTGAAATTTAAGCATTCTTAGCATGCGAACAGGATCTTGACGAAAACGAATAAAAGGTTGGCCAATAGTGCGCAGAATTTGTTTTTTTATATCTTCAAAACCTCCAATGTAATCAATAATTGACTGAGAGTCTGGATCGTAAAACAATGCATTAATGGTAAAATCACGTCTTAAAGCATCCTCTTTTGCCGTTCCCCATTTATTGTCGCGTACGATCAATTCATCGAGCTCATTATCTCCGGAACGAAAGGTGGAAACCTCTAATGTTTTTTTTCCAAATCGAATGTGAGCAAGGCGAAAACGCCTTCCTACTAAAATACAATTTCTGAATATTTTTTTTATTTCTTCTGGTTGTGCAGATGTGCAGATATCAAAATCTTTAGGATTTTTATGCAGCAGCAGATCTCGAACACTTCCTCCGACTAGATAGGCTATATAACCTGCAGCGCGAAGTTTTTGCATAACATACAGCGCATCGGAGTCAACTTTTTTCATGCAAAGCTGATGTTCTTCAAAAGAATAAATGCGTTGAGACACTAAAGTCCTAAAATAAATAAATTTGCACTGAAAAACACTTTAATTCAAAGCGGTTGAAAAAGTCAAGATTGCCTTGGTTGTTAAATACTTAGGCCATACACTTGATTTTTTTCTATAAACAAATTTTTCCAATGATAGAAATCAAGGATCCCTTTGGGATCTCTTCTCAATATATAATAAGCTAAAAATAAGGCTTCAATAGACGCTAATCCTCTTTGAGGATCTAAGCAATCGTCTTGTTTGCGTGGGTAAGCGGTTTGAAAATGAGAAGGAAGGCTACGTGAGATAAAACGATGGGGTTGTGGGAGATTTTTAAAAATGGTTTGCGCGTATCTCCAAGTTGCATCTATTAAAAACAAACCGTAATTTGCATCTTTCAAAGAAAGGTAAGGAGCATCTAAAGTAAGTAAAACGTAGGAGGATAAATCAGGCAAGCTCTGAACAGGGTATGTAAAAAATTTGCAATCTTCTCTTGTTTCTATACCGCGTAAGCTACATTTTTTTAAATTTTCTTTACGATGTCGCAAAATAATAGTAGTAGGAAATACAGACATTTCTTATAGAAAAACCAGTGGTCGTTTTTAGGTTTAATAGTAATTGATTTTGTTTTTTTTGTAATTATGTTTCAGATGGGATGTTTATTTTTTGCTTTTACTAGTTTAGTCTTTGCGGATTGGGTATTTGAAGAAAATAAAGCTTTAACCCTTTCCTCTGAACGTAATCTGCCCATTCTTGCTGTTTTTCTTGTGGAAGAGGGTTGTTGTTGGTCAGATCAGTTGAAAACAGAGCTTTTTCAAAAACCTGAATTTATTAAAGAGATTTCGCAAGAAATGGTTCTATGGCAAGTCTTTTTGAAACAAAAAAAAGAAATACGCGATAAGTATCAGGTACAGGAATGTCCTTTAATTTTATTATTAGATCCTAAAGGAAGGGAATTTGCAAGATTGAACTTTATACCACTCGATCATAAACTTTTAAAAGAGCTTGTAATCTCTCTAATAAATGATTTTTCAACGATATGTTCCTTCATAGATACCGATTTTGATGAAGAGAAATGGCAAATAATTTATCAAAAGGCCTCTCGTTTATCCGCTTCTTGTTTTAAAGAAAAAATTTTGGAGCAAGGAGTAAAAAAAGAAAAAGGATGTTTTTTTCACTTAGAAAAATATGCTCAGCTTTTACAAGAAAAAGGGTCTCGTCATCCGTATGTTCTAAAATTTAAAAAAAAGACATTGCGAAAAGATAAAATGCATCAATTAGGTGCAAGAGCTTGCCTTGCCTCTATAGAATTTCATGATCGAAATCGCAAAGGCAAATCTGTTGATAAAACCATAGAACCTTTACTCGAATACCTACACACATCAGCTCTCATAGAGGCTCAATATCGTTGGGAGATAGAGTTATTACTAGGACAATTTCTATGGAAGAAAAATCGGTTAGAAAAGGCTAGAGAGTATTTGTTATTAGCCTATAAGCATGCACCTAATGCATTTAAACTGCAACTACAAGAGATCTATCAGTTAGAAGAATTTGATAATCAATGAGTTCCTTGACTCCCCTTCTTTTAAGCTAATGTAATTAAAAATAAATATAACTAGTTTATTTAATATAGTCTTTTCAAGTTTGAAGTGCACAGAAGAATTAAAAAAAAGAATAGGCAGGCAATAAAAGAATCTCTATTGTGATTTTTAACAATCAAACAAAAGGAGAGACCTTGCCTAAAGGCTACCATCACCTAACCTATAACCAAAGATGTCAGATTTATATTTTAAAAGCTAGAGGAGATACATCTAGCTCAATAGCAACCATTCTAAAAGTTCATCATAGCACTATCGGTCAGGGCTTACACATGAAGAATTTCCTTTGCACCTACCAGATCTAATAAATAATCTTTACGACATGATACAATGAAACGCCGTTTACGTAATAGGATCTATTGTCTTATTAGCAGAACCGCATAATGTCTTGGCCGTCAAATGGCAATGCTGTCTCTTCCAAATGCCTGAGCTATGGACTGAGTCCACTGCATAAAACATGTACGGAACGAATGAGGATTTAAAAAGGCAAAAAACCTCTCATAGGTATCATGAGAAGGAGCCCCATATTTGCAGATATACTGAAATGCATTAGAAAAAAGACTTTTCAAACACTAAATTCATTGAATTTTTCTCATTGATTGAGTTATAAATCTTACATCTATGCAACCTGAAGCGAACTTTTTAACAAGAAACCAAAAAGACATCCTCAAGGCTCGTCATCGCCATGAACGGGATAAAAGGCTACGCGATAGAATCAAATCTATTTTATTGTTAGATGAAGGGTTGGACATACCCACAAGTAGCACATGCTTTACTCCTAGATGAGGATACGATAAGGCGTTGCTATAAAACTTATTTAGAAGGTGGCAAAGAAGCATTGCTGAATTTGAACTATGCAGGAAAGGCATGCCGGCTCAATCAAGGCCAACTTAAACAACTAAAAATCTATGTAAAAGAAGAAGCTCCCAGTTCAGCTAAACAAGTTGTCAATTTTGCCAAAGACCACTTTGGAATATGTTATACACCATCAGCTATGGTTTCTTTATTGCAGCAGATAACCTTAAATTTACACCTGCACAAGTTATTCCCATTGGAGATTGTAACGCAGGTATTGGGTGCTGTGATAGTGGTAGTCTTAGGTATGCTAATCATAATTCCATTGGGGTTGTGCTAAAAGCTGGTAAAAACTCTCCAGCTGGTGTAATAAGGAGATAAGATCTATTGGGAGCTTAGCGGAAATGACCTTTGAGATTTTACGTTTATGTTGCAAGAAATTAAAATATTTTTTATTTTTGAATGCCTTAAACTAAAAAAGGGAGTAAATATGAGAAGATCAATTGAGAACTTTTATGCTAGAGGCTCTGCCAATATAAACAATCTCTGGTACGAGGACGGTTCTTTTTCTGTTCAAAGAGGAAATGAAAGCCCCTTTAGAATCTCTAAAGATAATATAGATAAAAATTTGCGAGGAATCTCCCCCAAGCAAATTGAAAAAATCAACAAGATCGGATACTTTACCATATTCGAAAGTCTAGGATCTTGTGAAAATTATTCCATTAATTATACGTACAGACTTCTTGGCGGAGGAAACGGCTCTTCTCATGAAAGCAATGCTAGCAATGATTCTCCTAACAACAATAGCTCTTCCAATAGCAATGATTATGCCTGTACGCATAATGATAGACCTGGGGTTTCTATTGCTGATATCGCAGAGCACGCTGGTAATTTGAACTTTGGAAGTGCTGGAAGAGATGTAATGGACCTTGTATCTGGTCATGAATCTTTCGGTGGGTTTAATCAAGCACCAAGCTCTGGAAGTGAATCCAGTTCTTCAAATTCAAGCTCTGCAGATACGTCAAAAACAGGATAATTATCAGTGTTGAAAAATATAATAGAGATTTTTACGGGATCTTTGGTAATTTTATTTTTTGCTTTCTTTAGAGTTGGAATATCCGCTTTTCTTTTGGAGTGGTCTTGGTCAAGGCTAAGAAAAGAGAAGATTACATTTAGAGGTTTCATTACATTTTTTATTTTTTGCCTAGGAATAGGAATCCTATTATGGTCTAAATGCGAGTGTAAATAAGTGGAAATTTCTATACACTTTGTTTGATTCATTATGAACTGGGATATTCAATAGCATTTCATTTTCAAAGCATCTTGGGAAGATGAGCCAAATATCTAGAAAAAATTTAGGGCACAGCCTGAGATATATAGAAGTGCCGATTCAAACGGCTAACTTAATGGGGTTCAAGTCAACGACTTGAAACTTGTCGTTAATCCTACATTTCAAAACATCTGTTAGTTTCGGTATCTCTTCTAAGCGCCTGTTTAAAATCTTTTCAGTAAGGTATAATGATGGTTTTCATAAAACCTTTGGAGGTAATTATGACCCGCTCTTATCCAAGCGATATCTCTCGTAACCAATTTAGCAAAATCCATCTAATATACTAGTTTGATTTCAAATTAAGAATTGCATAAATAGATTTTTTTAAAAAAACTACTCTATCTTCCAAGAAGATGTTATCTTTTGTATAAAAATGTTTATATATTCAAACTCTTAATTTAAATGTAAACGAGTATACTTGAGTCTACACGCAAAAAAACACGTCCACGAATAGTTGATCTATAGGATATTTTTTGTGGAATTTTGTACATTTTAAAAAGTGGTTGCCAGTGGCGTATGTTACCCATAGAATATCCTAAATGGGAATTATGTTATTATTATTTCCATTTCTGAAATAATGTCTGTGTTTTACCAGGGCCAACGCATGAAGATTTTTCTTGATAATTGAGAGATAAAAAATGATTCTGGCTCCTTTTTCATAAGGAGTATAAAATGGAAGGATTCATTCTTCATCTATTATGATGCATTTTTCGAAATTACCAGACCCAAGAAAGACGCGCAATCAACTATATAGCCTTCATGATATTATCAGCATATCTATGCATCATGTCGTAAAGATTATTTATTAGATCTGGTAGGTGCAAAGGAAAATCTTCATGCGTAAGCCCTGGTGTTTTACCTGTCTATTAAAGCAAGATCAATTGGTTTAATTTTAAGATGCTAAATAGTTTGCCAAGAGCTAATTTTTACTAACTGTTTGGGAATTTCAAGTAAAAAACGAGAAGGGTTAGTAGTAAGATCTTTTCCCATTTTTTTTCTCTGGCGCGCCATGCTTAAACAAAGATATTCTTTAGCGCGAGTCATGGCTACATACATTAATCTCCTTTCTTCTTCTAGGCCGGTTTCAAATAAGCTTTTTTCATGAGGGATGATATGGTCCTCTATTCCTACAAGGAAACAAGCGGTGAATTCTAACCCCTTAGCGCTATGAAATGTGATCAGGTTAACGTGATCGTCATCAGCTTTTTTTGTATGGGTGAATTCTTCTCTTTGATCGAGAAGAGCCGTAGATAAGAAGTCAGAAAGGCTAATTTCTTCTTGTTGTTTATTAAGACGTTTTTCTTCTTCATAGATGGTCATCATATCCACGCAATACATAACGTTTTCCCATCTAAAATCGCGCATTTTTTCAGATTTGGCTTCATCTGCAATGGCTTTTTTATAATCTATGGTTTCAATAAGCCAGGTGAGGGCTTCAGGAAGAGATAGATTAGAAAATTGATCTCTAGCGGTCGTAATTAGGTTTGTAAAACAGCAAATCGCGTTAAGCGCTTTATGAGGGAGATGTTGTTTTAGTTCAGAAGAGAGAGGGGACGCTATTTGTTCTAAAAGATCCCAAAGGGAAATATCGCTCTTGCGATTAAATTCGGTAAGTATTTTAAGCGTTTGATCAGAAATTCCTCTTCGAGGGGTATTAATAACGCGCAAAAGAGCTTCTTGATCAAGAGTATTTACAATCAGGCGTAAATAGGCAAGGAGGTCTTTAATTTCTGCTCTTTCATAAAATTCTGTTCCTCCAAACACCTGATAGGGGATTCCTCTTACCCAATTATCCTGTTTTTGCCATACAGCTTGCATAAGAGCTAATTCAAAAGACCTTGCTAATAGATTAGAGCGATAAAGAATAGCCATTTCTTTCCAGGGAATTTTTTTGTCTCTTTTCAGTTTAATCATTCTTTGAATCACAGATTGCGCTTCTTCTAATTCTGTGGGTGCGTGAAATAGGTGTATTAGCTCTCCTTGTTCTGCATTGCTCCATAGTTGTTTATTGTGACGGTTTTGATTATGAGCAATCACAGCGTTAGCAGCTTGTAAGATAGTAGGAGTAGAGCGATAATTTTGTTCTAGTTTGATGGTGGTTTTTGATTCAAATCCTAAGATGTTTTTAATTTCGGCACCGCGCCAACCATAAATCGATTGATCATCATCTCCCACTACACATAAATTCTGATGGCGTGCAGAAAGCAATTCAGCTAATCGGTATTGGATGGGATTAGTATCCTGGTATTCATCAATCATGATATAACGATATCTTTTTTGATAAGGCAACATTTGCATTTTATATTTTTCAAAAAGAGTAACAGAAAGAGACAAAAGTGAGTCAAAATCAACAGCATTGTATGCACATAGACACGATTCTAAGCGCGTATACAAATCCTGGCAAAATTGATCATGCCAAGTTATAATTTCTAGATCCGTTGAATTTAATCCTTTGTTTTTAATCTGAGTAATTTTCTTTAAGGCTTCTTCTAGAGAGGGAAGCTCTCCTTCATGTTCAAGTAGATTTTTTGTTACTTGCAGAGCAATGCGACGCACTTCTTTTTCTGTATAAAGAGTAAAGTTATTGGTGTATCCCAGATGGTGAATTTCTTTACGCAAAAGCTGCATGCAAAAGCTGTGGAAGGTGCTTAAGGTGAGTTTTTTTGCAAGTTTTACACCTACAATGCGAGCAACCCTTTCCCTCATTTCTTGTGCAGCTTTATTGGTAAAGGTTAAACCTAAAATAGCTTCAGGTTCAATTTTAAGGGATTGGAGCAGGTAGGCAATGCGATAAGCCAATACACTTGTCTTCCCACTACCAGCACCAGCTAAGATCAGCACTCTGCCTTCAGTAGCAATAACCGCTTGTCTTTGATCTGAGTTAAGATGAGGAAATGGTGACATTATTATCGCTTTGTACAATTTTTTCTACAATGCGCTTTAAGTCAATTAATACGATTTGCTTGGATATAAGCCCTAAGCGAGAGCAAGGGGAGATGTTTATTTCTAATCCAATGGGTAGATGGGAGCGCATTTCACGGAAAACCTCTCTAACAACGCGTTTAAAACGATTGCGATCATGAGCTTTTCCAAACTTTTTAGAAACAGTGATACCCAATTTGGAATCAAGGTCTTTTGAATGTTGAAAATCTACGGAAATCATTTCTCCAAAAATACGGCGATTATTTTTAGTCAAACGCTTAAAATGAGAGCTTTTTAAAATCCGTGCTGATTTAGGAAATCGCCAAGATTTGTTACAGGGCAAGGCGCTTACGTCCGGCTCTTCGACGTCTGTTAATAATCTTGCGGCCATCTTTGGTTTTCATTCTTTTGCGAAAACCGCATGCGGCTCTTCTTCTCTTTTTACTAGGTTGGTATGTGCGTTTCATTTTTTCTAATTCCTTGTGGCATAAAAGATTCAAAACTTGTGTGACAATATACATAAAAGAGTGCAAATTCCTCAAGCAGAATTCTTTTTAAATAAAAGAATTTACAAAAGAATTGCGCTTGCAACAAATCTAACGATTGCTTATAAGTTTACTAGAATTTTAGTTTTTATCTCTCAGGTAAATCATGAAAGTAAAAGCCTCGATTAAAGCAGACCCTTCAAAAGGGGATAAAATTGTTCGTAGATGCGGACGCATTTACGTCATTAATAAAATGGATCCTAACCGCAAGCAGCGTCAAAAAGGCCCTGCTCGCAAGAAGTAAGAGTTATAAAGATATGGCAACAAAATCTTCAATAGCAAAGCAGAAAAAACGCGAAAAACTCGTTAGTTTAAAATGGAACAAACGTCAAGAGTTAAAAAAAATAATAGTCGACATGGATAAAAGCGATGAAGAGCGTTTAGCTGCAAAAATCGCCTTAAATAAAATGCCTCGTAATTCCTCACCTGTTCGATTGCGCAATCGTTGCCAATTTACAGGTAGAGCTCGTGGGTATTTAAGGAGATTTAA
This is a stretch of genomic DNA from Candidatus Rhabdochlamydia oedothoracis. It encodes these proteins:
- a CDS encoding ATP-dependent helicase — translated: MSPFPHLNSDQRQAVIATEGRVLILAGAGSGKTSVLAYRIAYLLQSLKIEPEAILGLTFTNKAAQEMRERVARIVGVKLAKKLTLSTFHSFCMQLLRKEIHHLGYTNNFTLYTEKEVRRIALQVTKNLLEHEGELPSLEEALKKITQIKNKGLNSTDLEIITWHDQFCQDLYTRLESCLCAYNAVDFDSLLSLSVTLFEKYKMQMLPYQKRYRYIMIDEYQDTNPIQYRLAELLSARHQNLCVVGDDDQSIYGWRGAEIKNILGFESKTTIKLEQNYRSTPTILQAANAVIAHNQNRHNKQLWSNAEQGELIHLFHAPTELEEAQSVIQRMIKLKRDKKIPWKEMAILYRSNLLARSFELALMQAVWQKQDNWVRGIPYQVFGGTEFYERAEIKDLLAYLRLIVNTLDQEALLRVINTPRRGISDQTLKILTEFNRKSDISLWDLLEQIASPLSSELKQHLPHKALNAICCFTNLITTARDQFSNLSLPEALTWLIETIDYKKAIADEAKSEKMRDFRWENVMYCVDMMTIYEEEKRLNKQQEEISLSDFLSTALLDQREEFTHTKKADDDHVNLITFHSAKGLEFTACFLVGIEDHIIPHEKSLFETGLEEERRLMYVAMTRAKEYLCLSMARQRKKMGKDLTTNPSRFLLEIPKQLVKISSWQTI
- a CDS encoding helix-turn-helix domain-containing protein — protein: MIFNNQTKGETLPKGYHHLTYNQRCQIYILKARGDTSSSIATILKVHHSTIGQGLHMKNFLCTYQI
- the rpsN gene encoding 30S ribosomal protein S14, which produces MATKSSIAKQKKREKLVSLKWNKRQELKKIIVDMDKSDEERLAAKIALNKMPRNSSPVRLRNRCQFTGRARGYLRRFKMSRLCFREMANFGLIPGLVKASW
- the rpmH gene encoding 50S ribosomal protein L34 gives rise to the protein MKRTYQPSKKRRRAACGFRKRMKTKDGRKIINRRRRAGRKRLAL
- the pcnB gene encoding polynucleotide adenylyltransferase PcnB produces the protein MSQRIYSFEEHQLCMKKVDSDALYVMQKLRAAGYIAYLVGGSVRDLLLHKNPKDFDICTSAQPEEIKKIFRNCILVGRRFRLAHIRFGKKTLEVSTFRSGDNELDELIVRDNKWGTAKEDALRRDFTINALFYDPDSQSIIDYIGGFEDIKKQILRTIGQPFIRFRQDPVRMLRMLKFQARFGFTIDDPSHVALLECRQEIMKSSPARILEELLRMLESKASEPFFRLLAEHGFMYLLMPSLGDFLDSKDAEEVFSFLKEIDNYFMKSDHINLSRAVLLAALAFPILEKKIYTHYMNRDIILHLGQINEEIHELLDEMFRPFINLSRRLRTSLQSILVSQYRITPFDSKKPRRIRIPQDPDFMQAMQFFEIRCTLEPALKVVWQQWNHALTNPASNKRRRRKKKVKTDETPSSSAT
- a CDS encoding transposase family protein — translated: MKSLFSNAFQYICKYGAPSHDTYERFFAFLNPHSFRTCFMQWTQSIAQAFGRDSIAI
- the rpmJ gene encoding 50S ribosomal protein L36 — protein: MKVKASIKADPSKGDKIVRRCGRIYVINKMDPNRKQRQKGPARKK
- the lpxB gene encoding lipid-A-disaccharide synthase, whose protein sequence is MPCDLFIFCGEPSGDLHAESLLAELKVKKPTLNIFGVAGPRMRHQGVNPVLAMEELQVMGFIDVFCAFPKLVRMFYKVANAILELQPKMVFTIDYPGFSLRLHRHLKRRGFKGQIVHFICPSVWAWGKHRIAFMEKHLDHLFTILPFESQIFRKLPTQYVGHPLNFRIQSYNYQNLDLPKDKQIIALFPGSRSKEIERNLPIYLDTCKHLCANNPHLHIALSVAQPKFHSQILFILQKKNWNYPITFVPSTHSYELMQKTHLAIAKSGTVTLELVLHFVPTVVTYGLSKLDLIIARDLLRIRLPFYCLVNIIANQEIFPELIGPYFTNTSLLSHAYHLLENHPVYQEKCKHILTLLGRANAAKEVSKQICLMLSN
- the rnpA gene encoding ribonuclease P protein component, translated to MPCNKSWRFPKSARILKSSHFKRLTKNNRRIFGEMISVDFQHSKDLDSKLGITVSKKFGKAHDRNRFKRVVREVFREMRSHLPIGLEINISPCSRLGLISKQIVLIDLKRIVEKIVQSDNNVTISSS
- a CDS encoding helix-turn-helix domain-containing protein: MKGWTYPQVAHALLLDEDTIRRCYKTYLEGGKEALLNLNYAGKACRLNQGQLKQLKIYVKEEAPSSAKQVVNFAKDHFGICYTPSAMVSLLQQITLNLHLHKLFPLEIVTQVLGAVIVVVLGMLIIIPLGLC